In Cicer arietinum cultivar CDC Frontier isolate Library 1 chromosome 7, Cicar.CDCFrontier_v2.0, whole genome shotgun sequence, a single window of DNA contains:
- the LOC101501122 gene encoding cytochrome P450 89A2-like gives MDTWFLVLVSLCLSILIFIFIRSLQSNNLPPGPLYFPIITDLLLLSKSFSQLESIIPNFHAKHGPVISFHFCSTLYISISDRSLAYQALIQNGTVFASRPKSLSKNTHQFNITSSLYGSTWRVLRNNLASVMLNPSRFISFSNIRKCVLKNLLNQLKLEASSNNSIKFIDHVQHSIFCLLVFMCFGEKIGNEKLQHIKHVQRRLISNARKFGALNFFPKVVSRILFRKRWQELSLLRNFQKELFVELIESRKKFIDNNNNNNNNNDENVVYYVDTLLNLKLPDEKRRLHEGEIVTLCSEFVTAGTDTTLTTLEWIMANLVKYKHVQDRIVEEIREVVGDTEEKEVSEEDLEKLPYLKAVILEGLRCHPPTRYLIPHAVTEDVVLNGCLIPKNRTVNFMVAEVGWDPTVWEDPMMFKPERFLRDVTSSNGFDVCGKKELKMMPFGAGKRMCPAYKLAMLHLEYFVANLVLNFQWNTSLPNSNVDFSEKQEFTMVMKHPLEATISSRI, from the coding sequence ATGGATACATGGTTCTTAGTTCTCGTTTCTCTCTGTCTTTCCATTCTTATTTTCATATTCATAAGATCCCTCCAATCCAATAACCTCCCTCCCGGACCTCTTTACTTTCCCATCATTACCGACCTCCTCTTGCTTTCAAAATCATTCTCACAACTCGAATCAATTATTCCTAATTTCCATGCCAAACATGGCCCTGTTATTTCATTCCACTTCTGCTCTACTCTCTACATTTCCATATCTGATCGCTCTCTCGCCTACCAAGCTTTAATCCAAAACGGTACCGTATTCGCCAGTCGTCCCAAATCACTTTCTAAAAATACTCATCAATTCAACATTACATCTTCTCTCTATGGCTCCACGTGGCGTGTTCTCCGCAATAACCTCGCTTCTGTTATGCTCAACCCATCACGGTTCATATCCTTTTCCAACATCCGCAAGTGTGTTTTAAAAAACCTTTTGAACCAATTAAAATTAGAAGCTAGTTCAAACAATTCCATTAAATTCATCGACCACGTACAACATTCTATTTTTTGCTTACTAGTTTTCATGTGTTTTGGTGAAAAAATTGGTAATGAGAAACTTCAACACATCAAACACGTCCAACGTCGTTTGATTTCAAACGCGCGTAAATTTGGTGCACTAAATTTCTTTCCAAAAGTGGTCTCTCGCATATTGTTTCGAAAACGTTGGCAAGAGTTGTCACTCCTTCGAAACTTCCAAAAAGAGTTGTTTGTTGAACTAATAGAATCGAGAaagaaattcattgacaataataataataataataataataatgatgaaaatGTTGTTTATTATGTGGAtactttgttgaatttgaaattaCCTGATGAGAAACGAAGGTTACATGAGGGTGAAATTGTTACGCTTTGTTCGGAGTTTGTAACAGCAGGAACAGATACAACTTTGACAACGTTGGAATGGATTATGGCGAATTTGGTGAAGTACAAACATGTGCAAGATAGGATTGTGGAGGAAATTAGAGAGGTGGTTGGTGATACAGAGGAAAAAGAAGTGAGTGAGGAAGATTTGGAGAAGTTGCCTTATCTTAAGGCTGTGATTTTGGAAGGATTGAGATGTCACCCACCTACTCGGTACTTGATTCCACACGCAGTGACTGAGGATGTTGTTTTGAACGGTTGCTTGATTCCTAAGAATAGGACAGTAAATTTTATGGTGGCTGAAGTGGGATGGGATCCAACGGTTTGGGAAGATCCCATGATGTTTAAGCCAGAGAGGTTTTTGAGAGATGTAACAAGTAGTAATGGATTTGATGTTTGTGGTAAAAAGGAGTTAAAGATGATGCCATTTGGAGCAGGGAAGAGAATGTGTCCTGCTTATAAATTGGCTATGCTTCATTTAGAATACTTTGTTGCTAATTTGGTTTTAAACTTTCAATGGAATACTTCACTACCAAATAGTAATGTTgatttttcagaaaaacaaGAATTTACTATGGTTATGAAACATCCATTGGAAGCTACAATATCTTCCAGGATATAA